The following are from one region of the Pygocentrus nattereri isolate fPygNat1 chromosome 20, fPygNat1.pri, whole genome shotgun sequence genome:
- the LOC108415504 gene encoding uncharacterized protein LOC108415504, with the protein MRSSSSALCILIFLISTFTAGSVSAVAPTQVNLHDSATLPCSGRCSGLVRWTVFSKPTDPLAECDQTSCRSVKEGYQMIHDQYLKGNLSLIITDADFSKRARYTCDCGGEDLCNVRLMIKSLNSSVQMKPGESLVLHLDIPDPVEVLYDSTGAAGPSGGQICTVDGRSLQCKPDYKQRTSAALQLRGATPSDSGVYTVMDKLNKEVIHIYTVTVGSAGGRGDQPDKGAAVPVWVTILLGLMVAVLVVLCGVSAAKIVRLRREIEKWIKNQSPLNDCRV; encoded by the exons ATGCGGTCCAGCAGTTCTGCTCTCTGTATCCTGATCTTCCTGATCTCTACATTCACTGCTG gGTCTGTATCAGCTGTTGCTCCAACACAGGTGAATCTCCATGACTCTGCTACTCTGCCCTGCTCTGGGAGATGCTCTGGTTTGGTCAGATGGACTGTGTTCAGTAAACCCACTGATCCTCTGGCTGAGTGTGATCAGACTTCATGTAGATCAGTGAAGGAGGGATATCAGATGATCCATGATCAGTACCTGAAGGggaatctctctctcatcatcactgaCGCTGATTTCAGTAAGAGAGCTCGGTACACGTGTGACTGTGGTGGTGAAGATCTCTGCAATGTGCGGCTTATGATTAAAT caTTGAATTCTTCAGTTCAGATGAAGCCCGGTGAATCTCTGGTCCTCCACTTAGACATACCCGATCCAGTGGAGGTGCTTTATGATAGTACAGGTGCAGCTGGACCATCCGGTGGTCAGATCTGTACAGTGGATGGACGGTCACTACAGTGTAAACCTGACTATAAACAGAGAACATCGGCTGCTCTTCAGCTGAGAGGAGCGACTCCGTCTGATAGTGGTGTTTATACTGTAATGGACAAATTGAATAAAGAGGTCATTCACATCTACACAGTGACCGTGGGGTCAGCAGGGGGAAGAG gtgACCAGCCAGATAAAGGAGCTGCTGTTCCAGTGTGGGTGACCATACTGCTGGGTCTGATGGTGGCTGTACTCGTAGTGCTGTGTGGGGTATCAGCAGCGAAGATTGTGCGGCTGAGGAGAGAAATTGAGAAGTGGATTAAAAACCAAAGCCCTTTGAATGATTGCAGGGTATAA
- the LOC108414970 gene encoding uncharacterized protein LOC108414970 isoform X1, with product MNLTSCLLMASLGLFLVLILVLSASTTDSFPKTQKKLNESAALICDQPCSGLTQWRRNGAEVAQCGPGAKQGFELTCAGNEGRSTLTVPQVTYSTRGRYSVYCSGREVVFCRQFLQLLTPEFPRELDTGDLLKMDLQISGTARILFTRTGNLSRLQLCSVDGRHHGCLPEYQKRVFIVGNTFILGNTVPSDSGIYTIQEEDGTSVSIWNVTIKGGRSLNAGFSTPEENRDLLSLFAGRLHDVRRIQTCQEGFGKVAGIFGTVMLVIGVFLGVFGVPRVLRLKDRVLQRLRGGDPSGSVENGNVPLKEDLQSNMNPKR from the exons TGCTGTCTGCGTCCACCACTGACTCATTCCCAAAAACACAGAAGAAGCTGAACGAATCCgctgcactgatctgtgacCAGCCGTGTTCAGGTTTGACCCAGTGGAGGAGGAATGGGGCAGAAGTGGCTCAGTGTGGTCCTGGTGCTAAACAGGGTTTTGAGCTCACCTGTGCAGGAAACGAGGGGAGAAGTACCCTGACCGTCCCTCAGGTCACCTACTCAACTAGAGGCCGCTATTCAGTCTATTGCTCTGGAAGGGAAGTCGTTTTTTGTCGACAGTTCCTGCAGCTTCTTA CTCCTGAATTTCCTCGTGAGCTGGATACTGGTGACCTCCTCAAGATGGATCTGCAGATTTCTGGAACTGCAAGAATTCTCTTCACGAGGACTGGGAACCTCTCCCGACTCCAGTTGTGCAGTGTAGATGGACGACACCATGGATGCCTTCCTGAATATCAGAAGAGGGTCTTCATCGTTGGAAACACCTTCATTCTGGGTAACACGGTTCCTTCAGACTCTGGGATCTACACCATACAAGAGGAGGACGGTACGTCCGTCAGCATTTGGAATGTGACCATCAAAG GAGGAAGGAGTTTGAATGCTGGCTTTTCCACCCCAGAAGAGAACCGAGACCTCCTTTCCCTCTTCGCAGGCCGCTTACACG ACGTACGACGGATCCAGACCTGTCAGGAGGGGTTTGGAAAGGTGGCAGGGATTTTTGGGACTGTGATGCTGGTCATCGGTGTGTTTCTGGGGGTGTTTGGTGTGCCGCGGGTGCTTCGTCTGAAGGATCGAGTCCTCCAGAGGCTCAGAGGAGGTGATCCTAGTGGGAGTGTGGAGAATGGAAACGTTCCCCTAAAGGAGGACCTGCAGAGTAACATGAACCCGAAACGATGA
- the LOC108414970 gene encoding uncharacterized protein LOC108414970 isoform X2, whose product MNLTSCLLMASLGLFLVLILVLSASTTDSFPKTQKKLNESAALICDQPCSGLTQWRRNGAEVAQCGPGAKQGFELTCAGNEGRSTLTVPQVTYSTRGRYSVYCSGREVVFCRQFLQLLTPEFPRELDTGDLLKMDLQISGTARILFTRTGNLSRLQLCSVDGRHHGCLPEYQKRVFIVGNTFILGNTVPSDSGIYTIQEEDGTSVSIWNVTIKDVRRIQTCQEGFGKVAGIFGTVMLVIGVFLGVFGVPRVLRLKDRVLQRLRGGDPSGSVENGNVPLKEDLQSNMNPKR is encoded by the exons TGCTGTCTGCGTCCACCACTGACTCATTCCCAAAAACACAGAAGAAGCTGAACGAATCCgctgcactgatctgtgacCAGCCGTGTTCAGGTTTGACCCAGTGGAGGAGGAATGGGGCAGAAGTGGCTCAGTGTGGTCCTGGTGCTAAACAGGGTTTTGAGCTCACCTGTGCAGGAAACGAGGGGAGAAGTACCCTGACCGTCCCTCAGGTCACCTACTCAACTAGAGGCCGCTATTCAGTCTATTGCTCTGGAAGGGAAGTCGTTTTTTGTCGACAGTTCCTGCAGCTTCTTA CTCCTGAATTTCCTCGTGAGCTGGATACTGGTGACCTCCTCAAGATGGATCTGCAGATTTCTGGAACTGCAAGAATTCTCTTCACGAGGACTGGGAACCTCTCCCGACTCCAGTTGTGCAGTGTAGATGGACGACACCATGGATGCCTTCCTGAATATCAGAAGAGGGTCTTCATCGTTGGAAACACCTTCATTCTGGGTAACACGGTTCCTTCAGACTCTGGGATCTACACCATACAAGAGGAGGACGGTACGTCCGTCAGCATTTGGAATGTGACCATCAAAG ACGTACGACGGATCCAGACCTGTCAGGAGGGGTTTGGAAAGGTGGCAGGGATTTTTGGGACTGTGATGCTGGTCATCGGTGTGTTTCTGGGGGTGTTTGGTGTGCCGCGGGTGCTTCGTCTGAAGGATCGAGTCCTCCAGAGGCTCAGAGGAGGTGATCCTAGTGGGAGTGTGGAGAATGGAAACGTTCCCCTAAAGGAGGACCTGCAGAGTAACATGAACCCGAAACGATGA